Proteins encoded within one genomic window of Diceros bicornis minor isolate mBicDic1 chromosome X, mDicBic1.mat.cur, whole genome shotgun sequence:
- the LOC131400319 gene encoding apoptosis regulatory protein Siva-like, producing the protein FKRGCPFADAAPLQLKVCVGQRELSRGVCAERYSREIFEKTKQLLFRGAQAYMDHVWEEGCAIVDLPESPKPSPTEASRAARGQMLIGADGRLTRSRAQASEADASGTASGACSSCVRAVDGKAACGQCERALCGLCVRTCCGCGAVVCALCALVDCSDVHEKVLCASCAMFEA; encoded by the coding sequence ttcaagCGGGGCTGCCCCTTCGCGGACGCGGCCCCGCTGCAGCTCAAGGTCTGCGTGGGCCAGAGGGAGCTGAGCCGCGGCGTGTGCGCCGAGCGGTACTCACGGGAGATCTTCGAGAAGACCAAGCAACTCCTTTTTCGAGGGGCCCAGGCCTACATGGACCACGTGTGGGAGGAAGGCTGTGCCATTGTTGACCTGCCGGAGTCCCCAAAGCCCAGCCCCACGGAGGCCTCTCGGGCTGCACGTGGGCAGATGCTAATCGGAGCAGACGGCCGACTGACCAGAAGCCgagcccaggcctctgaagcTGACGCGTCCGGGACGGCGTCCGGAGCCTGCTCCTCATGCGTGCGAGCCGTGGATGGGAAGGCGGCGTGTGGCCAGTGTGAGCGTGCCCTGTGCGGGCTGTGCGTGCGCACCTGCTGCGGCTGTGGGGCTGTGGTCTGCGCGCTGTGCGCCCTCGTGGACTGCAGTGACGTCCACGAGAAGGTGCTCTGTGCCAGCTGTGCCATGTTTGAAGCCTGA